ACGGATGTGATTACCTTTGAACCGGGTTTCTTGACTCCCCGCATGGTCATGCAGAGATGCTCGGCTTCTATTATCACCATTACTCCCCGTGGTTTCAATGCCTTGTGGATGGTTTCGGCAACCGCGGTGGTCAATGCTTCCTGCACCTGAGGGCGCTTGGAAAGTATTTCCACTACCCGGGCAAGCTTGCTTATCCCGCAGACGCGTGAGCCGCCCGGCAGGTAAGCCACATGGGCCTTGCCGATAAAAGGGAGAAGATGGTGTTCGCACACGGAAAAGAAGGGGATATCGCGGATAAGGACGATTTCGTCATGGTCCTGGGAGAGAAGCACCTTGATTACCCGCGCCGGGTTGGTGCCGATTCCGGAATAGATTTCCTCGCACATTTCGGCCACCCTCCTGGGCGTTTCTTTTAAGCCGGTACGCTTGGGGTCGTCACCGATTCCCTCCAGGAAAAGCCGTATCGATTGCTCAATCTTTTTCTTGTTTATCATAAAGGAAAGATTAAAGGATACACTTTAGCCGGAAGCGCGTCAATAAAATAAATTTGTGTTGTAGCGGGATTTTTCTTGACAAGCAGGCGACTTTAATATAATATAAGTTCAGACGGACGCGTCCGTCCAATTGTTATGGCAAAAAAGAATGCAGTAAAGGAATCCAGCCCGCTGGAAAGAAGCGGGCAAATCCTGGATGCCGCCACAAAGTTTTTTAGCCGCGATGGCTACCGCCTGACCGATGTCCAGGATATCGCCGACAAACTCAAACTCGGCAAGGGAACGGTTTACCGCCATTTCAAATCCAAGCGGAAGCTTTTTACATCTATTATAGAGCGCGGCATGCAGCGGCTGGTAGCGGAAATCCATTCCAAAATAGAAGGCGCAGGAAATCCGCTGGAAAGGCTCGAGCTGGCAATCATGGCGCACCTGGATTTCTTCGAACGGAATAAGGATTTGATTGAACTCTTCATGCATGAACGCAGTGAATTCAAGGACCACTTCAAGCCGCTTTACCTTAAATATTACCAGGAACACCAGAAACGGATTGAATATATCATAAAAGAATGCGTCCAGAAAAAGCTGGTTAAACCCGTTGAGCCCAGAGGGGTTGCCAGCGTCCTGACGGACCTTTATTACGGGGTTTTGTTTACCGCCTATCTGGGAGAAGGCAAGAATAGCCTGCAGCAAAAAGGCAGATACATAATAGATATATTTCTGAAAAACATGATGACGGGAGCCCGTTATGATTAAGGAGGCTTTTTATGAGATGTAAATTCGGATTAGTAGCTTTAATCGGTTTCTTTTCCCTGGTTTCCTGCATCGCGAGCCGGCCGGTAAATTACCCGGCGGGAAATTACGAGGTGGTTATCCCCTCGCGGGATTCCGGGCCAACCGAGGTCTCTTACGCCGTGCCGCTCTTTGCGGATAATAACCAAGCCGTTCCCGGCAAAGGCAAAATAGCGCTTTCGCTGGATACCTGCATCAAGGCGGCCCTGGAAAATAACCGCCAGCTTTTGAGCGCTATGGAAGGCAAAAATAAGGCAAAAGGCAGGCTAAAAGAAACCG
This is a stretch of genomic DNA from Planctomycetota bacterium. It encodes these proteins:
- a CDS encoding TetR/AcrR family transcriptional regulator; this translates as MAKKNAVKESSPLERSGQILDAATKFFSRDGYRLTDVQDIADKLKLGKGTVYRHFKSKRKLFTSIIERGMQRLVAEIHSKIEGAGNPLERLELAIMAHLDFFERNKDLIELFMHERSEFKDHFKPLYLKYYQEHQKRIEYIIKECVQKKLVKPVEPRGVASVLTDLYYGVLFTAYLGEGKNSLQQKGRYIIDIFLKNMMTGARYD
- the folE gene encoding GTP cyclohydrolase I FolE, producing the protein MINKKKIEQSIRLFLEGIGDDPKRTGLKETPRRVAEMCEEIYSGIGTNPARVIKVLLSQDHDEIVLIRDIPFFSVCEHHLLPFIGKAHVAYLPGGSRVCGISKLARVVEILSKRPQVQEALTTAVAETIHKALKPRGVMVIIEAEHLCMTMRGVKKPGSKVITSVVRGVFRKNAATRAEAMALIRQK